Proteins from a genomic interval of Orbaceae bacterium lpD02:
- the secG gene encoding preprotein translocase subunit SecG, with product MYELLIIVFLIVAIAIIGLVLIQKGKGADMGASFGAGASGTLFGSAGTGNFLTRTTTILGVVFFIISIALSNIGSKKASNDGFWNLEEPSTSSSPTETADLNQTNNSESATTTITPVESANPTSDIPE from the coding sequence ATGTACGAACTCCTTATTATTGTTTTTCTTATCGTTGCAATTGCCATCATCGGGTTAGTTTTAATCCAAAAAGGTAAAGGCGCAGACATGGGTGCATCATTTGGTGCGGGCGCTTCTGGAACTTTATTCGGATCAGCTGGCACAGGTAATTTTTTGACCCGCACAACAACAATCTTAGGTGTTGTATTTTTTATTATCAGCATTGCTTTATCCAATATTGGTAGCAAAAAAGCAAGCAATGATGGCTTTTGGAACTTGGAAGAACCGAGCACGTCAAGTTCCCCAACAGAAACGGCAGATTTAAACCAGACAAATAATAGTGAGTCAGCTACAACGACAATAACGCCAGTTGAGTCTGCTAATCCTACATCTGACATTCCTGAATAA
- the nusA gene encoding transcription termination factor NusA, which yields MNKEILAVVEAVSNEKALSRDKIFEALESALATATKKKRHGQDIDVVVKIDHKTGDYDTFRRWLVVNEVTQPYREITLDAAQYDDPSKNLGDYVEEQIESVTFDRITTQTAKQVIVQKVREAERAMVINMFRHRIGEIVTGIVKKTNRDSVILDLGNNADAMMAREDMLPRENFRIGDRVRGILYIVESENKPAQLYISRSNPQMMEELFRIEVPEIGEEMIDIKGVARDPGSRAKIAVKSNDRRIDPVGACVGMRGARVQAVSNEFGGERIDIVLWDDNPAQYVINAMAPADVVSIVVDEDKHTMDIAVHEDNLPQAIGRNGQNIRLASQLTAWTLNVMTTDALQEKHHAESFSAIKSLMKHLDIEEDLATLLVEEGFTNLEELAYVPVDELLEIEALDEELVDALRSRAKGALTTLALANSSNKQPAADLLGLAGMTQELAYQLAAHDIITLEDLAEQGTDDLLNIEGLTNEQAGELIMKARNICWFANE from the coding sequence ATGAATAAAGAAATTTTAGCGGTTGTTGAAGCAGTATCTAATGAAAAAGCCTTATCACGAGATAAAATTTTTGAAGCTTTAGAGTCTGCGTTGGCAACGGCAACAAAAAAGAAAAGACATGGGCAAGATATTGACGTTGTTGTTAAAATTGATCATAAAACAGGTGATTATGATACATTTCGTCGCTGGTTGGTGGTCAATGAAGTGACACAGCCATACCGTGAAATAACATTAGATGCCGCGCAATATGACGACCCATCAAAGAACTTAGGCGATTATGTTGAAGAACAAATCGAATCAGTTACATTTGATCGAATCACCACCCAAACTGCGAAACAAGTAATCGTACAAAAAGTACGCGAAGCAGAACGTGCGATGGTTATTAACATGTTTCGTCATCGTATTGGCGAAATTGTTACAGGTATTGTTAAAAAGACCAATAGAGATAGCGTTATTTTAGATTTAGGAAATAACGCTGATGCAATGATGGCGCGTGAGGATATGCTACCTCGTGAAAACTTTCGTATAGGTGATCGCGTTCGTGGGATTTTGTATATTGTCGAGAGCGAAAATAAGCCTGCTCAGCTTTATATTAGCCGCTCAAATCCGCAAATGATGGAAGAATTATTCCGTATAGAAGTGCCAGAAATTGGCGAAGAGATGATCGATATTAAAGGTGTTGCTCGTGATCCGGGGTCGAGAGCAAAAATTGCTGTAAAAAGTAATGACCGCCGAATTGATCCAGTTGGTGCATGTGTTGGTATGCGAGGAGCACGGGTTCAAGCTGTTTCTAACGAATTTGGTGGCGAAAGAATCGATATTGTTTTATGGGATGATAATCCAGCTCAATATGTTATTAATGCCATGGCTCCGGCTGATGTTGTTTCAATCGTTGTTGATGAAGATAAACATACTATGGATATCGCGGTGCATGAAGATAACTTACCGCAGGCTATTGGTCGTAATGGACAAAATATTCGCTTAGCTTCACAGCTCACCGCGTGGACGCTAAATGTAATGACAACGGATGCGCTACAAGAAAAACACCATGCGGAATCGTTCTCAGCTATTAAAAGTTTGATGAAGCATCTTGATATAGAAGAAGACTTAGCTACATTATTGGTTGAAGAAGGATTTACTAATTTAGAGGAGCTTGCTTATGTTCCTGTAGATGAGTTGTTAGAAATCGAAGCATTAGATGAAGAGCTCGTTGATGCCTTAAGAAGCCGTGCAAAAGGGGCTTTAACAACCTTAGCTCTAGCCAATAGTAGCAATAAGCAACCCGCAGCTGATTTATTGGGATTAGCGGGAATGACACAGGAGCTAGCTTATCAACTCGCAGCTCATGATATTATTACGTTAGAAGATCTTGCCGAGCAAGGAACTGATGATTTGCTAAATATTGAAGGGCTGACAAATGAACAAGCTGGTGAGTTAATAATGAAAGCTCGAAATATTTGTTGGTTTGCAAATGAATAA
- the rimP gene encoding ribosome maturation factor RimP — protein MASLEQRLDDIIRAPIMALGFELIGVEYVRSRNPVLRIYIDSDNGITVDDCADVSRQVSAVLDVEDPITTAYSLEVSSPGMDRPLFTLEHYRRFIGEEISISLRIAIANRRNWKGIIKAIDDNEMITLIIEGKDEIFALSNIQKANIVPKF, from the coding sequence TTGGCTAGTTTAGAACAACGGTTAGACGATATCATTCGCGCTCCTATTATGGCGCTAGGATTTGAGCTTATCGGCGTTGAATATGTTAGAAGCCGTAATCCGGTATTACGAATTTATATTGATAGTGATAATGGTATAACAGTTGATGATTGTGCAGATGTCAGTCGTCAAGTTAGTGCGGTATTAGATGTCGAAGATCCGATTACAACAGCCTATAGCTTAGAGGTATCGTCTCCTGGAATGGATAGACCATTGTTTACGCTTGAGCACTATCGTCGTTTTATCGGTGAAGAGATCTCAATTTCATTACGTATTGCTATTGCGAATAGGCGAAATTGGAAAGGAATTATTAAAGCAATAGATGATAACGAAATGATCACACTTATTATTGAAGGTAAAGACGAAATATTTGCTTTAAGTAATATTCAAAAAGCCAATATTGTGCCTAAATTTTAG